From Gimesia panareensis, the proteins below share one genomic window:
- a CDS encoding response regulator: MMNHLVYVCDDDSHIVRAISMKLKKAGLEVVSFPDGYACWEQVQERAPEMIITDLQMPRMNGLELCEKIREFEPTRSIPLTLLTGKGFEFDHDEYMQNLKITNVMIKPFSPKKLLNQVQECLQLTQDTIG; this comes from the coding sequence ATGATGAATCATCTGGTCTATGTTTGTGATGACGACTCGCACATTGTGCGTGCCATCAGTATGAAGCTCAAAAAAGCAGGTTTGGAAGTCGTCAGTTTCCCCGACGGTTATGCCTGCTGGGAACAGGTTCAGGAGCGGGCTCCTGAAATGATCATTACCGATCTGCAGATGCCCCGCATGAATGGACTGGAGCTCTGCGAAAAAATTCGTGAATTCGAACCAACCCGCTCGATACCATTGACGTTACTGACCGGAAAAGGTTTCGAATTCGACCATGATGAATACATGCAGAATCTGAAAATTACAAACGTGATGATCAAGCCGTTCAGCCCCAAAAAACTGTTAAACCAGGTCCAGGAGTGTCTGCAACTGACACAGGACACCATTGGTTAG
- a CDS encoding GGDEF domain-containing protein, with protein MRNYYTAIQFWSYSLLVVCLCPLAVFLGAYMNWPLGIAPLLLLAPPTVLAAVSSPRVCYWTITVISVSSCFAEIFFRPDLEEVRSTYPLSIMSAAVLIGLVMLIDLYMGKLRRKLSQLHQQNDELVRQLYETQKQSIADASKSTIAELKEKQTSESKDNTSAESGVNYPLLLLTLQDIGRRISTNQSNESLIPTVISTAKASLQCESCQIYLWDTKSRTLKNALPARARDQLDYRPAANHGVAAWVIEHRQIVMRNDADQDYRLKRIIEEDAQMPDAIAPLTVGSELIGLLIIDKIDVESPTIGRLIYILSNIYALGIKNSQLFKRIEEMASRDGLTGLYNHATFQEKLHELVKNAEAQSTNLSIIMSDIDHFKSFNDTYGHQAGDFVLKEVARIWKTVMPENAVLARYGGEEFIGVLLDHEYSQARQIAEDLRETLENCPILFEGQQLQVTASFGVTEYRHPATNTKDLVRAADEYLYKAKEGGRNQVVGLDSNTTRKPGTQAS; from the coding sequence ATGCGAAACTATTATACTGCCATCCAGTTCTGGTCTTATTCCCTGCTGGTAGTCTGTCTGTGCCCCCTGGCGGTTTTTCTGGGTGCGTACATGAACTGGCCACTGGGAATTGCCCCGCTGCTGCTGCTGGCCCCTCCCACGGTGCTGGCAGCGGTCTCTTCACCGCGGGTCTGTTACTGGACGATCACCGTCATCTCCGTCAGTTCCTGCTTTGCCGAAATCTTCTTTCGGCCGGATCTGGAGGAAGTCAGAAGCACCTATCCCCTGAGTATCATGAGCGCTGCCGTCCTGATCGGGCTGGTCATGCTGATTGATCTTTACATGGGAAAATTACGCCGCAAACTCTCCCAGTTGCATCAGCAGAATGATGAGCTGGTCCGTCAGTTGTATGAAACTCAGAAGCAGTCCATAGCGGATGCTTCGAAATCCACGATTGCAGAGCTCAAAGAAAAGCAGACCAGTGAAAGTAAAGACAACACGTCTGCCGAGAGTGGCGTCAACTATCCACTGTTGCTGTTGACCCTGCAGGACATCGGTCGTCGAATTTCCACCAATCAGTCCAACGAATCTCTGATCCCGACTGTGATCAGTACCGCCAAAGCGTCGCTGCAGTGTGAATCGTGTCAGATTTACCTCTGGGATACTAAATCGCGGACGCTGAAAAATGCACTGCCAGCGCGGGCCCGCGATCAACTAGATTACCGACCGGCTGCGAACCATGGGGTCGCTGCCTGGGTAATTGAACACCGGCAGATCGTGATGCGGAACGACGCCGACCAGGATTATCGCCTCAAGCGGATCATCGAAGAGGATGCCCAGATGCCGGACGCGATCGCACCGCTGACGGTGGGATCCGAACTGATCGGCCTGTTGATCATCGATAAAATAGACGTGGAATCGCCGACCATTGGCCGCCTGATTTACATTCTGTCCAATATTTACGCGTTGGGAATCAAGAATTCCCAGTTGTTCAAACGCATTGAAGAAATGGCCAGTCGAGACGGTCTGACCGGTCTGTATAACCATGCCACGTTCCAGGAAAAACTGCACGAGCTGGTCAAAAATGCCGAAGCACAATCGACCAACCTCAGTATCATCATGAGCGACATCGATCACTTTAAATCCTTTAACGATACCTACGGGCATCAGGCGGGAGACTTTGTGCTCAAAGAGGTCGCGCGGATCTGGAAAACGGTCATGCCGGAGAATGCGGTGCTGGCCCGTTATGGCGGTGAAGAATTCATCGGCGTGCTGCTGGATCATGAATACTCTCAGGCCCGCCAGATCGCGGAAGATTTACGCGAGACCCTGGAAAACTGTCCGATTCTATTCGAAGGCCAGCAGTTGCAGGTCACGGCCAGCTTCGGCGTCACCGAATACCGTCATCCTGCGACCAATACCAAAGATCTGGTGCGGGCGGCTGATGAATATCTCTACAAGGCCAAAGAAGGCGGCCGGAACCAGGTGGTCGGACTCGATTCGAATACAACCAGAAAACCGGGTACACAGGCGAGTTAA
- a CDS encoding STAS domain-containing protein: protein MQITTEIFGNVLVAHTPDELTDDTSGDFVTALSEAINEQHYQVVLQMDRSDLLDSAGLTALLDLQDLTREHGGNLKISGLEEPGKKILEMTRLDQRIDLFDSVIEAVSSFQ, encoded by the coding sequence ATGCAGATCACAACGGAAATATTTGGCAACGTTCTGGTGGCACACACGCCGGACGAGCTGACGGATGATACCTCCGGTGATTTCGTCACTGCGCTCTCGGAAGCCATCAATGAACAGCATTACCAGGTCGTACTGCAGATGGATCGCAGCGATCTACTGGACAGCGCGGGGCTGACCGCACTGCTTGATCTGCAGGATCTGACTCGGGAACACGGGGGGAACCTCAAGATCAGCGGTCTGGAAGAGCCTGGCAAAAAAATTCTGGAAATGACGCGTCTCGATCAGCGAATTGATCTGTTCGATTCTGTCATCGAAGCCGTTTCCAGCTTTCAATAA